In the Anastrepha obliqua isolate idAnaObli1 chromosome 1, idAnaObli1_1.0, whole genome shotgun sequence genome, one interval contains:
- the LOC129237701 gene encoding pro-corazonin, whose protein sequence is MFKLFLSLAVLCCATACFGQTFQYSHGWTNGKRAFNAHRDDDTPEIFGIQQDGDRKLERCVMQLQQLLRNPLRIRAAVQSLTPTSYINNNPFGNHHQSNELYEELNAAETNDYGKH, encoded by the exons ATGTTCAAATTGTTTCTTTCATTGGCCGTCCTCTGCTGCGCGACAGCTTGCTTCGGTCAGACATTTCAATACTCCCACGGATGGACCAATGGCAAGCGGGCATTTAATGCGCACAGAGATGACGACACTCCAGAAATTTTCGGCATTCAACAAGATGGTGATCGCAAATTGGAAAG GTGTGTAATGCAGCTGCAACAATTACTTCGCAATCCTCTGCGAATTCGTGCGGCTGTCCAATCATTGACTCCGACAAGCTACATCAACAACAACCCATTCGGAAATCATCATCAATCAAATGAACTGTACGAAGAGCTGAACGCTGCTGAAACGAACGATTATGGAAAGCATTAA